A genomic segment from Lutibacter sp. A80 encodes:
- a CDS encoding GLPGLI family protein — MKSILLKSITVLMLFISAVGFAQDFQGKAIYQTKTTLDIDFENSGIPADRIKMMQDRMKSQLEKTFELTFDKTASIYKEEVMLDQSAGGGRGGFRIGAFGGGTTGDYYKNTQTKTVVKESEFSGKNFLIKDVLKDYEWKMEQETKMIGENMCFKATTTIEIPVRPEIKFGRRGGPGQNNRGQEEEEATKEEAPKTEEVVVTAWYALNIPVSQGPSDFWGLPGLILEVSYGNTNILCTKIVINPKDKIEIKEPKKGKEVSQAEYDKIIAEKMKEMEERFRNERQKGGQSGGRRRG, encoded by the coding sequence ATGAAATCAATTCTTTTAAAAAGTATCACAGTTTTAATGCTGTTTATAAGTGCTGTTGGGTTTGCACAAGATTTTCAAGGTAAAGCTATTTATCAAACTAAAACTACGTTAGATATAGATTTTGAAAACAGTGGAATTCCTGCTGATAGAATAAAAATGATGCAGGACAGAATGAAAAGTCAGTTAGAAAAAACGTTTGAATTAACATTTGACAAAACAGCATCAATTTATAAAGAAGAAGTAATGTTAGACCAATCCGCTGGAGGTGGAAGAGGAGGTTTTCGTATCGGTGCTTTTGGAGGTGGTACTACAGGAGATTACTATAAAAACACGCAAACTAAAACAGTTGTAAAAGAGAGTGAATTTAGTGGTAAAAACTTTTTAATAAAAGATGTTTTAAAAGATTATGAATGGAAGATGGAGCAAGAAACCAAAATGATTGGTGAAAATATGTGTTTTAAAGCAACAACTACTATTGAAATTCCTGTAAGGCCAGAAATCAAATTTGGTAGAAGAGGAGGCCCTGGTCAAAATAATAGAGGTCAAGAGGAAGAAGAAGCTACAAAAGAAGAAGCTCCTAAAACAGAAGAGGTTGTTGTAACTGCTTGGTATGCGTTAAATATTCCAGTAAGTCAAGGTCCTTCAGATTTTTGGGGATTACCAGGTTTAATTTTAGAAGTATCTTATGGAAATACCAATATTTTATGTACTAAAATAGTAATCAACCCTAAAGATAAAATTGAGATTAAAGAACCAAAAAAAGGAAAAGAAGTTTCTCAAGCAGAATACGATAAAATTATTGCGGAAAAAATGAAAGAAATGGAAGAGCGTTTTAGAAATGAACGTCAAAAAGGTGGTCAATCAGGCGGTAGAAGAAGAGGATAA
- a CDS encoding carboxypeptidase regulatory-like domain-containing protein — translation MKKYISLLIFMAAPFFVIAQNIKLEGIIKNEAGEPLEMANVIAFKKGTKFLQSYSITDAKGNYRLALEQNEAYTLKVSYLGFDTQDFEINTNNTTDSFTKDFVLKESSESLSTVEITYEMPVKIVGDTIVYNSDSFTTGTEKKLEDVLEKLPGVDIDDNGEVEVEGKKVQKILVEGKAFFDGDSKLATQNIPASAIDKIQVLKNYNEVAGMRGVTNNEDNIAINIKLKKGKNKFWFGEVNAGVGENDKYIAKPKLFYYSPDKSINLLADFNNIGEAPFTRQDYFRFTGGLRGAVSGSGTSFNVSSGGLGFMTTQNNRAQEITSKFGALNFGLSPNKNLDFNGFAIVNQSETDLFTTSNTVYNNLNLTESSEKNALQNSKLGLLKFSTTYKPTTSVHIDYDIFGKISEQTEFQDVTSTSRSADTYKEEKPASLNQNFNLYYTIDDKNIFSAEMQHLYQKDKPLYNSIATLQPFLVLPTSDAESFFDIIQDKKITTSKFDAKFDYYYLLTPKSNINISLGTTLSHQNLDSYISQNLDDGTTLEFNDPQLTNDVVYNFTDLFLGVHYKMVSGIFTFNPGVTLHQYITKDTQLGTENKVNTTKVLPDVYASLQFKSSESLRFNYAITTQFTDIDNISEGYFLNSYNSLTRGNRDLESALYHKYSLSYFSFSMFSFTNINASINYTKKENSIKNNTELIEIDRISYPVNSNLADETFSASFRYGKTYNKLKTNFSANVSNSIFNNIVNDEMIKSESLSHNYQASIATKFKNAPNFEIGYQKSFSDYSSSNSETDRPFANIEVSFLKNFILTADYSYYNYKNTFESSSSETNNEYSFLNANLYYQQQNSKWEFKISASNLTDNTSMNTDSYNEISDSNSTSLYFIQPRLWMFSVKYNL, via the coding sequence ATGAAAAAATATATAAGCCTGCTTATTTTTATGGCAGCTCCCTTTTTTGTGATAGCACAAAATATTAAGTTAGAAGGAATCATAAAAAATGAAGCAGGTGAACCCTTAGAAATGGCAAATGTTATTGCATTTAAAAAAGGTACAAAATTTTTACAATCGTATTCAATAACAGACGCTAAAGGGAATTATAGGCTAGCTTTAGAACAGAATGAAGCTTATACACTTAAAGTTAGCTACCTTGGCTTTGATACTCAAGACTTTGAAATTAATACAAATAATACCACCGATAGTTTTACAAAAGATTTTGTTTTAAAAGAGTCAAGCGAGTCGTTAAGTACCGTTGAAATTACTTACGAAATGCCTGTAAAAATTGTTGGCGATACCATTGTATACAATTCAGACTCGTTTACAACTGGTACAGAAAAAAAATTAGAAGATGTACTTGAAAAGTTGCCTGGTGTAGATATAGACGACAATGGAGAAGTTGAGGTTGAAGGTAAAAAAGTACAGAAAATATTGGTTGAAGGAAAAGCCTTTTTCGATGGAGATTCTAAATTAGCAACTCAAAATATTCCAGCAAGTGCTATTGATAAAATACAAGTGTTAAAAAATTACAATGAAGTGGCAGGAATGCGCGGTGTTACTAATAACGAAGATAATATTGCTATAAATATTAAATTGAAAAAAGGGAAAAATAAATTTTGGTTTGGTGAAGTAAACGCAGGAGTAGGTGAAAATGACAAATACATAGCAAAACCTAAATTATTTTATTATAGCCCAGATAAAAGTATAAACCTGTTAGCCGATTTTAATAATATTGGAGAGGCACCTTTTACCAGACAAGATTATTTTAGATTTACTGGTGGTTTACGTGGCGCTGTAAGTGGCAGTGGAACAAGTTTTAATGTTTCTTCTGGTGGTTTAGGTTTTATGACTACTCAAAATAATAGAGCTCAAGAAATTACATCAAAATTTGGAGCGTTAAACTTTGGTTTGTCTCCAAACAAAAATTTAGATTTTAATGGCTTTGCAATTGTTAATCAATCTGAAACAGATTTGTTTACCACTTCAAATACAGTTTATAACAATTTAAACTTAACCGAATCTTCTGAAAAAAATGCGTTACAAAACAGTAAATTAGGATTGTTAAAGTTTAGTACTACCTATAAACCAACTACAAGTGTACATATTGATTATGATATTTTTGGTAAAATTTCTGAACAAACAGAATTTCAAGATGTAACTTCAACAAGTAGAAGTGCAGATACTTATAAAGAAGAAAAACCAGCTTCTTTAAACCAGAATTTTAACTTGTATTATACAATAGACGATAAAAATATTTTTTCTGCAGAAATGCAACATCTGTATCAAAAAGATAAGCCTTTATACAATTCTATTGCTACTTTACAACCGTTTTTAGTATTACCAACTTCAGATGCTGAAAGTTTCTTTGATATAATTCAAGATAAAAAAATTACGACAAGTAAGTTTGATGCAAAATTCGATTATTACTATTTACTAACTCCAAAAAGTAATATTAATATTTCTTTAGGAACTACATTAAGTCACCAAAATTTAGATTCATATATTTCTCAAAATTTAGATGATGGAACTACACTAGAATTTAACGATCCACAATTAACTAACGATGTTGTATATAATTTTACGGATCTGTTTTTAGGAGTGCATTATAAAATGGTTTCTGGAATTTTTACTTTTAATCCAGGGGTAACTTTACATCAATACATTACAAAAGATACACAGTTAGGTACAGAAAATAAAGTAAATACAACCAAAGTATTACCAGATGTGTATGCGAGTTTACAATTTAAATCATCTGAAAGTTTACGTTTTAATTATGCTATTACTACACAATTTACAGATATTGATAATATTTCTGAAGGTTATTTTTTAAACAGCTACAATTCATTAACACGTGGAAATAGAGATTTAGAAAGTGCTTTGTATCATAAATACTCTTTAAGTTATTTTAGCTTTAGTATGTTCTCTTTTACCAATATTAATGCTTCTATAAATTATACTAAAAAAGAAAATAGTATTAAAAATAATACCGAGTTAATTGAGATTGATAGAATTTCGTACCCAGTAAATTCAAATTTAGCAGACGAAACTTTTTCGGCATCATTTAGATATGGAAAAACATATAACAAGCTTAAAACAAATTTTTCTGCAAATGTATCTAATTCAATATTTAACAATATTGTAAATGATGAAATGATAAAATCAGAATCATTATCTCACAATTACCAAGCTAGTATTGCTACAAAATTTAAAAATGCTCCAAATTTTGAAATTGGGTATCAAAAATCATTTTCAGATTATTCAAGTTCTAATAGTGAAACAGACAGACCTTTTGCAAATATTGAGGTTAGTTTCTTAAAAAACTTTATTTTAACGGCAGATTACAGCTATTATAATTATAAAAATACTTTTGAAAGTTCTAGTAGCGAAACTAATAATGAATACTCGTTTTTAAATGCAAATTTATACTACCAACAACAAAATAGTAAATGGGAGTTTAAAATTTCTGCAAGTAATTTAACAGACAATACTTCTATGAATACAGATAGCTATAATGAGATTTCAGATAGTAATTCAACTTCGTTGTATTTTATTCAACCAAGACTTTGGATGTTTTCTGTAAAATATAATTTGTAA
- a CDS encoding adenine phosphoribosyltransferase — protein sequence MEHISTIEDCRKLLKKEIKTFPDWPEKGVNFKDVQSILYKPELAVLTSHYLQELLPKQNTDYLFNKILCFDARGFLFGFDLAKAAKAPMILARKPGKLPGKVITQTFKKEYGLDEIQVQDGLIKPGDKVLIHDDLLATGGTAAAAAEIILKCGAEIAGFNFIMDLSFLPGRKVLQKYVDNSNIKALLIF from the coding sequence ATGGAACACATATCAACTATTGAAGATTGTAGAAAATTATTAAAAAAAGAAATTAAAACGTTTCCAGATTGGCCAGAGAAAGGTGTAAATTTTAAAGATGTACAAAGTATTTTATACAAACCAGAATTAGCAGTACTTACATCGCATTATCTACAAGAATTATTACCAAAACAAAATACTGATTACTTATTCAATAAAATTTTATGTTTTGATGCTAGAGGTTTTTTATTTGGATTTGATTTAGCAAAAGCTGCTAAAGCTCCTATGATATTAGCCAGAAAACCAGGGAAATTACCTGGTAAAGTTATAACTCAAACTTTTAAAAAAGAATATGGCTTGGATGAAATTCAAGTACAAGACGGTTTAATTAAACCTGGAGATAAAGTTTTAATACACGACGATTTATTAGCTACAGGTGGTACTGCTGCAGCTGCTGCCGAAATTATTTTAAAATGTGGTGCTGAAATTGCTGGTTTTAATTTTATAATGGATTTATCTTTTTTACCAGGAAGAAAAGTACTTCAAAAGTATGTTGATAATAGCAATATAAAAGCTTTATTAATATTTTAG
- the groL gene encoding chaperonin GroEL (60 kDa chaperone family; promotes refolding of misfolded polypeptides especially under stressful conditions; forms two stacked rings of heptamers to form a barrel-shaped 14mer; ends can be capped by GroES; misfolded proteins enter the barrel where they are refolded when GroES binds) — MAKEIIFDIEARDGLKRGVDALANAVKVTLGPKGRNVVIGKSFGGPSITKDGVSVAKEIELEDPLENMGAQMVKEVASKTNDLAGDGTTTATVLAQAIVKEGLKNVAAGANPLDLKRGIDKAVEAIVSDLREQSQEVGNKSEKIKQVASISANNDETIGDLIAQAFEKVGKEGVITVEEAKGTATYVDIVEGMQFDRGYLSPYFVTNADKMLTDLENPYILLFDKKITNLKDLLPILEPVAQSGKPLLIIAEDVEGEALATLVMNKLRGALKIAAVKAPGFGDRRKAMLEDVAILTGGTVISEERGLTLEKTTLEMLGSAERVTIDKDNTTIVNGAGEADLIKARVSQIKAQIETTTSDYDKEKLQERLAKLAGGVAVLYVGAASEVEMKEKKDRVDDALHATRAAVEEGIVAGGGVALVRTIEVLKSITTDSLDEVTGIKILARAIEEPLRQIVENAGGEGSVVVAKVAEGKGDFGYNAKTEEYTEMLKAGIIDPTKVTRIALENAASVAGMILTTACTLVDIKEDAPAGAAMPPMGGGMPGMM, encoded by the coding sequence ATGGCAAAAGAAATAATTTTTGATATTGAAGCACGTGACGGATTAAAACGTGGTGTAGATGCTTTAGCAAACGCTGTTAAAGTAACTTTAGGTCCTAAAGGAAGAAACGTAGTAATTGGTAAATCTTTCGGAGGTCCATCAATAACAAAAGATGGTGTATCGGTTGCAAAAGAAATAGAATTAGAAGACCCTCTTGAAAATATGGGTGCTCAAATGGTTAAAGAAGTAGCTTCAAAAACCAACGATTTAGCTGGTGACGGAACTACAACTGCAACTGTATTAGCTCAAGCAATTGTAAAAGAAGGCTTAAAAAATGTTGCTGCAGGTGCAAACCCATTAGATTTAAAACGTGGAATAGACAAAGCAGTGGAAGCTATTGTTAGTGATTTAAGAGAACAATCTCAAGAAGTTGGTAACAAATCTGAAAAAATAAAACAAGTTGCATCTATTTCAGCAAATAACGATGAAACTATTGGTGATTTAATTGCACAAGCTTTTGAAAAAGTTGGAAAAGAAGGTGTAATTACAGTTGAAGAAGCAAAAGGAACCGCTACTTATGTAGATATTGTTGAAGGTATGCAATTTGATAGAGGTTACCTATCTCCTTACTTTGTAACCAATGCAGATAAAATGTTAACAGATTTAGAAAATCCTTACATTTTATTATTCGATAAAAAAATAACAAATCTTAAAGATTTATTACCAATTTTAGAACCAGTTGCACAAAGTGGAAAACCTTTATTAATTATTGCTGAAGATGTTGAAGGTGAAGCTTTAGCTACATTAGTAATGAATAAATTACGTGGAGCTCTTAAAATTGCTGCTGTAAAAGCTCCTGGTTTTGGAGATAGAAGAAAAGCAATGTTAGAAGATGTTGCTATATTAACTGGTGGTACTGTAATTTCTGAAGAAAGAGGCTTAACGCTAGAAAAAACAACTTTAGAAATGTTAGGTTCTGCTGAAAGAGTTACTATTGATAAAGACAATACTACTATTGTAAATGGTGCTGGTGAAGCTGATTTAATTAAAGCGCGTGTTTCTCAAATTAAAGCGCAAATTGAAACTACAACTTCAGACTACGATAAAGAAAAACTACAAGAACGCTTAGCTAAATTAGCTGGTGGTGTTGCTGTTTTATATGTGGGTGCTGCTAGTGAAGTTGAAATGAAAGAGAAAAAAGATAGAGTTGATGATGCATTACACGCAACACGTGCTGCTGTTGAAGAAGGAATTGTTGCTGGTGGTGGAGTTGCTCTAGTAAGAACTATTGAAGTATTAAAATCTATTACTACAGATAGTTTAGATGAAGTAACTGGTATTAAAATTTTAGCACGTGCTATTGAAGAACCATTACGTCAAATTGTTGAAAACGCAGGTGGTGAAGGTTCTGTAGTTGTTGCTAAGGTTGCTGAAGGTAAAGGAGATTTTGGTTACAATGCCAAAACTGAAGAATACACAGAAATGCTAAAAGCTGGAATTATTGATCCTACAAAAGTAACTCGTATTGCTTTAGAAAATGCAGCTTCTGTTGCTGGTATGATTTTAACAACAGCTTGTACTTTAGTTGATATTAAAGAAGATGCTCCTGCTGGTGCTGCTATGCCTCCAATGGGTGGTGGAATGCCAGGAATGATGTAA
- a CDS encoding four helix bundle protein, translating to MRDFKKYEIWKLSHKLTLDIYELTNDYPKNEIYGLTSQIRRACSSIPTNISEGCGRDSDAEFNRFLTIALGSANETEYLIILSKDLNYITEEKSVYLLKQINLIKRKTYQLKQKLIA from the coding sequence ATGAGAGATTTTAAAAAATATGAAATTTGGAAATTAAGTCATAAACTTACTTTAGACATTTACGAACTAACGAATGATTACCCTAAAAATGAAATTTATGGGTTAACTTCTCAAATTAGACGTGCTTGTTCATCGATTCCTACAAATATTTCAGAAGGATGTGGTAGAGATTCTGATGCCGAATTCAATAGATTTTTAACCATAGCTTTAGGTTCTGCAAATGAAACAGAATATTTAATTATTCTTTCAAAAGATTTGAATTATATAACAGAAGAAAAGTCTGTCTATTTATTAAAGCAAATAAACTTAATAAAAAGAAAAACATATCAATTAAAACAAAAACTAATAGCATAA
- the groES gene encoding co-chaperone GroES: protein MSKINIKPLADRVLIEPLPAETTTASGLIIPDSAKEKQQKGTVLAVGNGTKDEPMTVKVGDTVLYGKYAGTELVLEGSEYLIMRESDILAIV, encoded by the coding sequence ATGAGTAAAATTAACATCAAACCATTAGCAGATAGAGTTTTAATAGAACCTCTACCTGCAGAGACTACAACAGCTTCAGGTTTAATTATACCAGATTCAGCAAAAGAAAAGCAACAAAAAGGAACTGTTTTAGCAGTTGGTAACGGTACAAAAGACGAACCAATGACTGTAAAAGTTGGGGATACTGTTTTGTATGGTAAATATGCTGGTACTGAACTTGTTTTAGAAGGAAGTGAATATCTAATAATGAGAGAAAGCGATATTTTAGCAATTGTATAA
- the secG gene encoding preprotein translocase subunit SecG produces the protein MTTYTIFLGLIMIVALLLILIIMVQNPKGGGLSSSFGGGGTQSLGGVQNTTSFLDKSTWTLSIILLALILLSNFAAPKTHAIDTTSEIENTIENREIQDAPAALPVETPTTQDTVQ, from the coding sequence ATGACAACGTATACAATATTTTTAGGTCTGATTATGATCGTAGCACTTTTGCTAATCTTAATTATAATGGTTCAAAACCCAAAAGGTGGAGGATTATCTTCTTCTTTTGGAGGTGGTGGAACACAATCTTTAGGAGGTGTGCAAAATACAACTAGCTTTTTAGATAAAAGTACTTGGACACTTTCAATTATTCTTTTAGCACTTATACTATTATCAAACTTTGCTGCGCCAAAAACACATGCAATTGATACAACATCAGAAATTGAAAATACTATTGAGAATCGTGAAATACAAGATGCTCCAGCAGCTTTACCTGTAGAAACACCTACAACTCAAGATACAGTTCAATAA
- a CDS encoding LptE family protein, which yields MKKLSSLILFLSLITYQSCGIYSFTGTNISPDVKTVQIDYFPNEAILVEPSLSQVFTTELRDLFDTQTNLTSVNSGGHLQFEGEITGYKINPMTATAEQTAAQNRLTITVNVRFYNNKNEDDNFEKTFSHYYDYDANTQLIGSALDDAFDEIIERIAQDIFNASVAKW from the coding sequence ATGAAAAAACTTAGCTCACTAATACTATTTCTATCCTTAATAACTTACCAAAGTTGTGGAATTTACTCGTTTACAGGAACAAATATAAGTCCTGATGTAAAAACTGTACAAATAGATTATTTTCCAAATGAAGCTATTTTAGTAGAGCCTAGTTTAAGTCAGGTATTTACAACCGAACTTAGAGATTTATTTGATACTCAAACAAACCTAACATCGGTTAATTCTGGAGGTCATTTACAATTTGAAGGTGAAATTACCGGTTATAAAATTAACCCAATGACAGCTACTGCGGAACAAACAGCAGCACAAAACAGGTTAACAATTACAGTAAATGTTCGTTTTTACAATAATAAAAATGAAGATGATAATTTTGAAAAGACTTTCTCTCATTACTACGATTATGATGCAAATACACAATTAATTGGAAGTGCCTTAGATGATGCTTTTGATGAAATTATTGAACGTATAGCGCAAGATATTTTTAACGCTTCTGTAGCAAAATGGTAA
- a CDS encoding sigma 54-interacting transcriptional regulator translates to MESLQAIKQRFGIIGNDLLLNRSLEKAIRVAPTDISVLVTGESGVGKENIPKIIHALSHRKHAKYIAVNCGAIPEGTIDSELFGHEKGAFTGATTTRKGYFEVADGGTIFLDEVGELPLTTQVRLLRVLENGEFIKVGSSQVQKTDVRIVAATNLKMHQAISKGKFREDLYYRLSTIEINLPPLRDRLSDIHLLFRKFASDFAQKYKMPTVRLADDAIKILNNYGFPGNIRQLKNIAEQISVVEENRLITGHKILEYLPSKGTNLPSVVNEEKSKSDFASEREIMYKILFDMRNDINDLKKLTLDLLKGNDSSKVQEENKHLIQKIYKDKPIDKPEENHVEVVRINENYANIEEDDYPFTETIDADESLSIQDKEIELIKKSLERNNGKRKLAAKELGISERTLYRKIKQYDL, encoded by the coding sequence ATGGAATCATTACAAGCAATAAAACAACGTTTTGGAATTATTGGAAACGACCTGCTACTAAACAGGTCATTAGAAAAAGCAATTCGAGTTGCTCCAACTGATATTTCTGTTTTGGTAACTGGTGAAAGTGGTGTTGGAAAAGAAAATATACCAAAAATAATTCACGCATTATCACATAGAAAACATGCAAAATATATTGCTGTAAACTGTGGAGCAATTCCTGAAGGAACCATAGATAGTGAACTTTTCGGACACGAAAAAGGCGCTTTTACTGGTGCAACTACAACGCGTAAAGGTTATTTTGAAGTTGCCGATGGCGGAACTATTTTTTTAGATGAAGTTGGAGAATTACCCCTAACAACACAAGTTCGTTTATTACGTGTGTTAGAAAACGGTGAATTTATTAAAGTAGGATCTTCTCAAGTTCAAAAAACCGATGTACGTATTGTTGCTGCAACTAATTTAAAAATGCACCAAGCTATATCTAAAGGTAAATTTAGAGAAGATTTATATTATAGGTTAAGCACAATTGAAATTAACCTACCTCCTTTAAGAGACCGCTTAAGCGACATACACTTACTATTTAGAAAATTTGCATCAGATTTTGCTCAAAAATACAAAATGCCAACAGTAAGGTTGGCAGATGATGCAATAAAAATTCTAAATAACTATGGATTTCCAGGTAATATTAGACAGTTAAAAAACATTGCAGAACAAATCTCTGTTGTAGAAGAAAACAGACTTATTACTGGGCATAAAATTTTAGAATATTTACCTAGTAAAGGCACTAATTTACCTTCTGTTGTAAATGAAGAAAAATCTAAAAGCGATTTTGCTTCAGAACGAGAAATTATGTATAAAATTTTGTTTGATATGCGTAATGATATCAACGATTTAAAAAAATTAACACTCGATTTATTAAAAGGAAACGACAGCAGTAAGGTACAAGAAGAAAATAAACATCTAATTCAAAAAATTTATAAAGATAAACCTATCGATAAACCGGAAGAGAATCACGTAGAAGTTGTTAGAATTAATGAAAATTACGCTAATATAGAAGAAGATGATTATCCGTTTACCGAAACTATTGATGCAGATGAAAGCTTATCTATTCAAGACAAAGAAATAGAATTGATAAAAAAATCGTTAGAACGTAACAATGGTAAACGAAAATTAGCTGCAAAAGAATTAGGAATTTCAGAAAGAACACTGTATCGTAAAATAAAACAATACGATTTATAG